CGAAGCGCTGCTGGGCGCCGGAAGTTACTTCAAGAAAACGCCCGTACTGGGCGTCAAAACCCTGCAAGATAGTCTGAGCAATCAATAATTCCAGGCCACGCGTCATATCTTCCCCCTCACCCATCCCTCTCCCCCCGGAGCGAGGGAGAGGGGGAAATCATCAGAACTGTTCTTCTTCTGTTGAACCGGTTAACGCCGTTACGGACGAGGCCCCACCCTGAATAATGGTGGTCACCTTATCGAAGTAGCCGGTGCCGACTTCCTGCTGATGAGAGACAAAAGTGTAGCCATCTTTAGCCGCCGCAAACTCCGGCTGCTGGACCTTCTCAACGTAGTGCTTCATGCCTTCGCCCTGAGCGTAAGCGTGCGCCAGGTCGAACATGTTGAACCACATGCTGTGAATACCGGCCAGGGTGATGAACTGGTACTTGTAGCCCATATCCGCCAGCTGCTGCTGGAAGCTGGCGATGGTTTTATCATCCAGTTTTTTCTGCCAGTTAAAGGACGGCGAGCAGTTGTAAGCCAGCAGCTTGCCCGGATATTTGGCGTGAATCGCATCGGCAAAGCGTTTCGCCAGCTCAAGGTCCGGGGTAGAGGTTTCGCACCACACCAGGTCAGCATACGGTGCGTAGGCCAGGCCGCGGCTAATCGCTTGTTCAATACCGGCGTGAGTGCGGAAAAAGCCTTCGGTCGTGCGATCGCCGGTGATGAATTCACGATCGTAGGGATCGCAGTCGGAGGTAATTAAATCGGCGGCATCGGCATCCGTTCGGGCGATCACCAGCGTCGGCACGCCCATGACGTCAGCCGCCAGGCGCGCGGCAACCAGCTTCTGAATCGCTTCCTGCGTCGGCACCAGTACTTTGCCGCCCATATGACCGCATTTCTTCACCGAGGCCAGCTGATCTTCGAAGTGAACGGCCGCTGCACCCGCCTCAATCATCGATTTCATCAACTCAAACGCGTTGAGTACGCCGCCAAATCCTGCTTCCGCGTCGGCGACGATCGGCAGGAAATAATCCGTATAACGCGGATCGCTCGGCTCAATGCCCGCAGACCACTGGATCTGATCCGCGCGGCGGAAGGTGTTGTTGATCCGATCGACAACGGCCGGTACCGAGTTCGCCGGATAGAGCGATTGATCCGGATACATGCTGGAAGCCAGGTTAGCGTCCGCAGCCACCTGCCAGCCGGAGAGATATACGGCTTCAATACCTGCTTTTGCCTGCTGCAGTGCCTGACCGCCGGTCAGCGCGCCGAGGCTGTTGATATAGCCTTTTTTCGCTTCACCGTGCAGTAGCCGCCACATCTTCGCCGCGCCCAGCTGCGCCAGGGTGCATTCCGGATTGACTGAGCCGCGTAATTTCACCACGTCTTCGGCGCTGTATGGGCGAGTAATGCCTTCCCAGCGCGGGTTCGTCCACTCTTTATTTAATTCTTCGATTTGTTGGGTACGAGTTTTCATGTGCAGATGCTCCATATTGTTATGTGGTGAATTAGGCCAGTAGGCGATAGCCCGGCAGGGTTAAGAAATCAATAAGCTCATCGGAAGTGGTGATTTGTTCCATCAGACGGGCGGCTTCATCAAAGCGCCCGCTGCTGTAGCGGTGTTCGCCCAGTTCGTCCTGAATCACCCGCATCTCTTCAGCCAGCCACTGACGGAATAGTGCTTTGGTTACCGGCTTGCCGTTGTTCAGGGTTTTCTCGTGATGGATCCACTGCCAAATAGAAGTACGGGAGATTTCGGCAGTGGCCGCATCTTCCATCAGACCGTAAATCGGTACGCAGCCGTTGCCGGAGATCCACGCTTCGATGTACTGCACCGCGACACGGATGTTGGCGCGCATGCCTTCTTCAGTTCGTTCGCCTTCACAAGGAGCCAGAAGTTGCTCGGCGGTAATTGGCGCATCGTCATCGCGGGTGACGAACAGCTGGTTTTTATTCTCGCCCAGCACGCCGTTAAAGACGGCCATCGCGGTATCCGCCAGCCCCGGATGGGCGATCCAGGTGCCATCGTGGCCGTTATTAGCTTCCAGCGATTTGTCGGCTTTTACCTTATTCAGTACCTGATTATTTCGCCCAGCATCTTTGCTCGGAATAAATGCCGCCATGCCGCCCATCGCAAACGCACCGCGCTTGTGGCAGGTTTTAATCAGCAATCGCGAGTAGGCGCTGAGGAAAGGCTTATCCATTGTCACCACCTGGCGGTCCGGCAGGACGCGATCCGGGTGATTTTTCAACGTTTTGATATAGCTGAAAATATAGTCCCAGCGCCCGCAGTTC
This Klebsiella sp. RHBSTW-00484 DNA region includes the following protein-coding sequences:
- the aceA gene encoding isocitrate lyase: MKTRTQQIEELNKEWTNPRWEGITRPYSAEDVVKLRGSVNPECTLAQLGAAKMWRLLHGEAKKGYINSLGALTGGQALQQAKAGIEAVYLSGWQVAADANLASSMYPDQSLYPANSVPAVVDRINNTFRRADQIQWSAGIEPSDPRYTDYFLPIVADAEAGFGGVLNAFELMKSMIEAGAAAVHFEDQLASVKKCGHMGGKVLVPTQEAIQKLVAARLAADVMGVPTLVIARTDADAADLITSDCDPYDREFITGDRTTEGFFRTHAGIEQAISRGLAYAPYADLVWCETSTPDLELAKRFADAIHAKYPGKLLAYNCSPSFNWQKKLDDKTIASFQQQLADMGYKYQFITLAGIHSMWFNMFDLAHAYAQGEGMKHYVEKVQQPEFAAAKDGYTFVSHQQEVGTGYFDKVTTIIQGGASSVTALTGSTEEEQF